The Vicinamibacterales bacterium genome window below encodes:
- a CDS encoding calcium-binding protein, with translation MSNNSNKGLYYNFILEPLGMYSAGSDESVSQMSAAYGVKSAINDLARFNPKLGQILQKAGYNKIQFTDLLPPNKEGERAGGETDECADTQPGDQNEPDFRIAGRVFDVPIPPGALINSRFATIHEFGHALNDLLGQIFSKKNYTDTVEFKNAYNADFNYLKDRYDHGFLIGAERDFVRDMVSYPSLSGEWVKIESEDTEELVPNIIGAIIESSFVNGQGNQPLTVQTNLNSFDVLGLFFNVTSKLRDALDAIGTHKPDEFKNKKDCPEGNGKKFFKSPKKPDQIAAQTNGAAAAPAYDPIILDLNGDGIQTVSIDAGFTFDNRANGFENDTAWVSDTDGFLAIDSRGDGYIVDGSQLFGTSMKLANGSTASDGFAALSQFDSNHDGLISSLDAAYLQIGVLKGEGTFETLSELGIASISLSSTAARSTDSNQNTQLAIGSFTWANGQAGFLADYALKDNTLLSSASESVEVSAAIQALPAARGLGTVRDLQQAMELDSSGALTGLVTAFTQATSVEQQDTLLTQILLKWTDSDTLPHTLPGLHMDNQVYNAVERFYGQTLTYAGALNGAPGIFQSEYLSSAFQLIKDYVYAQMVSTGPISDLADLLADGSYNPTEDSPERFDLTLVATSLLELEQTNPSLASFKATEFVKMLDGFGITEDTDFESSFRNVIAAASPSLLAIIDQYSNGVQSFADNATIVRSSIAFNETITAHGNNDFIYMGDGPLSVLNSNGENTFVEGGRFGKNIINLGAGNNRVYLRSPGTSIEQIDVLGADAEVNFGPGTTLIVEGQGNGKFFFDQGDGELTVRGGAVDLSRSHTDRIVFGAGILASDIQMSLEGTALTNVRLNFNGSTDTILMENAIVSSSSSKHVTEFEFANGSVLNLAQIQNNPLYVTFTGDNQTFQRIYSPLAEITTINGSNNSILVGSGNSDFIDHGVGNQFYLSPAFSDAGTGGNVRVTVGRDARITEGGGLDTFNIGMGSGTTVIQPYGTPLHQGDFDTINFGQGVSASGLYFWAPPVASGQVTAYDLNIDLATGEKVILSSTLASRLGVPPNAFTPKYVEKFTFADGSSLTLDQVLAQGVHVIAFTDPFFGGPTIDRRFATWKEITTVVGDNGFIYEGSGNDAIEDRGNHNRIDAGRGNNTIIVGTNTTIASSSGTDVITVKAGSGTTLIQEAGALGGAFNNGNDTIVFGAGIDEANIFASFTADTTLEISLGTGDKIIIEGQTSDLSGLRRVDTFTFADGQSFTVQQLLDMSVMAINNSLDNVTIDRSASTVNERINNSGHFDTILLGGGTTTVYDTGSDNTIYGGTGSAFINASSNSSIHGGAGDALITVASGVSGVQVFEQTVGAGTNGYDSVVLSGAVSVDEYTLSSVGKDLTLTDSLGTAVLTLKDGLDATAVAKSVADFSFSNGSHVAFNDLIQRGVNVSDSSSNATVDRSFSAAKEFITHTGDADTFLLGSGDVTMTVGTNDTIHSGKGNDAFNIAAGSGITTIIEDAQSVSNGAGDFVQLLDQVDANQLTVRASGSDFTLGFAPGDSVTLVNQLDAAGLKNVGAFFNADGSILVDSGEIQQIANASRSTAGDDVLTGSRFGDQINGGDGNDTISAGLGNDDLSGGLGDDILSGDAGNDFLYGDDGDDTLNGGTGNDILNGYVGADTLNGGDGNDVLVGGLGNDFASGGIGDDTYVFNLGDGVDTIDDGAGVLGGGNDTIELGALRPNVLFTAQGDDLRIGFTQSAESVLVQGFLSADSSRHIELVKFSDGSNISYADIVTLVSTPPGQDIYGTNANNTLTGTGGNDRIYALNGNDTVNAGGGNDLAYGGNGNDALNGQDGNDQLFGDAGVDTLYGGNGMDALDGGDGNDFLHGDDGDDVLLGGNGLDELHGENGNDSLDGGAGNDSLYGESGNDTIVGGTGNDYLYGGTGADSLDGGAGADFLYGENDNDTLAGGGGNDILDGGDGDDNLDGGSGADSLYGMAGNDVLSGGTGIDTIDGGIGDDTISGGTGNDVLLGGDGIDHIDGGVGSDDIHGGAGDDILIGAGGNDTIAGDDGNDSIYGDTGNDILTGGTGNDYLEGKNGVDTLSGSTGDDSLVGGYGNDTYLFSQGDGVDTVNDQGRVSDHMDTIRFGTGITTQDVAFYMQGSDLYLSQGAGDVIKITDQASTTSKIEKFELADGHFAGSADINLLIQQMVAFDQDHTEVDITSVNDVRNNQDLMTIVSNVWHAA, from the coding sequence ATGTCGAACAACTCTAACAAAGGTTTGTATTACAATTTCATACTGGAACCTCTTGGTATGTATTCAGCTGGCTCTGACGAAAGTGTAAGCCAAATGAGTGCCGCCTATGGCGTGAAAAGCGCTATAAACGATTTGGCGAGATTCAATCCGAAACTCGGACAGATATTGCAAAAGGCAGGTTACAACAAAATTCAGTTTACTGATTTACTTCCGCCAAATAAAGAAGGTGAACGAGCTGGTGGGGAGACAGACGAATGCGCTGATACACAACCAGGCGATCAGAATGAACCAGACTTTAGAATTGCTGGAAGAGTCTTTGATGTACCAATTCCTCCTGGGGCGCTTATAAATAGCAGGTTTGCAACGATACACGAGTTTGGACATGCCCTAAATGACTTGTTAGGGCAAATCTTTTCAAAGAAAAACTATACCGACACTGTTGAATTCAAGAACGCATATAATGCCGATTTCAATTATTTAAAGGATAGATATGATCACGGCTTTTTGATCGGAGCCGAAAGAGACTTTGTTAGAGATATGGTGTCGTATCCATCATTAAGTGGTGAATGGGTCAAGATAGAATCGGAAGACACGGAAGAACTAGTTCCAAATATCATAGGTGCAATAATTGAAAGTTCTTTCGTTAACGGCCAGGGAAACCAACCACTTACCGTCCAAACTAATCTAAATTCGTTTGATGTGCTCGGTCTGTTTTTCAATGTGACCTCCAAACTTAGAGATGCTCTTGATGCTATCGGTACACATAAGCCAGACGAATTTAAAAACAAGAAAGATTGCCCGGAAGGAAACGGTAAAAAATTCTTTAAAAGCCCAAAAAAGCCGGACCAGATTGCCGCGCAAACAAACGGTGCTGCTGCTGCTCCAGCGTATGACCCAATAATTCTTGACTTAAATGGTGATGGAATTCAAACGGTGTCGATCGATGCTGGATTCACGTTTGACAACCGTGCTAACGGTTTTGAAAATGACACAGCATGGGTGTCTGACACTGACGGATTTCTAGCAATCGATAGCAGAGGAGATGGTTACATCGTTGACGGTAGTCAGCTTTTCGGAACCTCCATGAAATTAGCTAATGGCTCAACTGCGTCTGATGGATTTGCAGCACTAAGTCAGTTTGATTCAAACCACGATGGTCTCATAAGTTCTCTCGACGCCGCTTATCTTCAAATCGGGGTTCTGAAAGGGGAGGGGACATTTGAAACACTTAGCGAGCTGGGAATAGCCTCAATCTCTTTGAGTTCAACGGCTGCTCGTTCTACAGACAGCAACCAAAATACCCAACTCGCTATCGGCAGTTTTACTTGGGCTAACGGACAAGCTGGATTTCTGGCTGACTATGCACTCAAAGATAACACCTTATTGTCTTCGGCGTCTGAGTCTGTAGAAGTTTCTGCGGCCATACAAGCTCTGCCAGCCGCCAGGGGACTGGGAACTGTTAGAGATTTACAGCAAGCAATGGAATTAGATAGCTCCGGTGCTTTGACTGGGCTTGTGACCGCGTTTACTCAAGCTACTTCTGTTGAGCAGCAAGATACTTTACTCACGCAAATTCTTTTAAAATGGACTGATTCAGATACTTTGCCTCATACCTTGCCTGGTCTCCATATGGATAATCAGGTCTACAACGCAGTTGAACGCTTTTACGGTCAGACTTTGACCTATGCTGGTGCGCTCAATGGTGCTCCCGGTATTTTCCAGAGTGAATATTTGAGTTCAGCCTTTCAGTTGATCAAAGATTATGTGTATGCACAGATGGTATCAACTGGACCTATTAGCGATTTGGCTGACTTATTGGCTGATGGTTCCTATAACCCAACGGAGGATTCTCCAGAAAGGTTTGATTTAACCTTGGTAGCAACTTCTCTGCTTGAACTAGAACAAACAAACCCCAGTTTGGCGAGTTTCAAAGCTACAGAATTTGTCAAAATGTTGGACGGCTTCGGCATTACTGAAGATACTGACTTTGAATCAAGCTTTAGAAACGTAATTGCAGCGGCGTCGCCATCACTGCTGGCAATAATTGATCAATACAGCAATGGCGTTCAGTCGTTCGCCGACAATGCCACCATAGTGCGCTCTTCAATTGCCTTTAATGAAACAATAACCGCCCATGGCAATAACGACTTCATCTACATGGGGGACGGCCCTCTTTCTGTTCTCAATTCAAATGGTGAAAACACCTTTGTCGAAGGTGGACGTTTCGGTAAAAACATAATCAACCTGGGCGCTGGCAACAATAGAGTCTATCTCCGCTCACCAGGTACTTCAATTGAGCAAATTGATGTACTTGGCGCTGATGCTGAGGTGAATTTTGGCCCAGGCACCACATTGATTGTCGAAGGTCAAGGAAACGGGAAGTTCTTCTTTGACCAGGGCGATGGTGAACTCACTGTTCGTGGTGGCGCTGTCGACCTCAGCCGCTCGCACACTGACAGAATAGTATTTGGAGCTGGGATTTTAGCTAGTGATATCCAGATGTCACTTGAAGGCACAGCTTTGACGAATGTCAGGCTTAACTTCAACGGCTCTACTGACACAATCCTCATGGAAAATGCAATTGTGTCTTCCTCATCAAGCAAGCACGTGACTGAATTTGAGTTTGCTAATGGTAGTGTTCTCAACCTCGCACAGATTCAAAACAATCCACTGTATGTAACCTTTACCGGCGACAACCAAACCTTCCAGCGAATTTACTCTCCGCTTGCAGAAATCACAACCATCAATGGAAGCAACAACTCTATTTTAGTGGGCTCTGGAAACAGCGACTTTATCGACCATGGCGTTGGTAATCAGTTCTATCTATCACCAGCATTTAGCGACGCTGGCACAGGTGGCAATGTCAGAGTCACCGTGGGACGTGATGCTCGTATAACTGAAGGCGGTGGCCTTGATACCTTCAATATTGGAATGGGTTCTGGCACTACGGTGATTCAGCCATATGGCACTCCACTTCATCAGGGCGATTTTGATACCATTAACTTCGGACAGGGCGTTAGTGCGTCGGGTCTTTACTTCTGGGCTCCACCAGTAGCATCTGGTCAGGTTACAGCCTACGATTTAAACATTGATCTGGCGACTGGCGAGAAGGTAATTCTCAGCAGCACATTGGCTTCCAGACTGGGAGTTCCACCTAACGCGTTTACACCAAAGTATGTTGAGAAATTCACGTTCGCCGATGGTTCTAGTTTGACGCTAGATCAAGTCCTCGCTCAGGGTGTTCATGTAATTGCCTTTACCGATCCATTCTTCGGCGGACCGACAATTGATCGTCGTTTTGCTACATGGAAAGAAATCACCACCGTTGTTGGCGACAACGGCTTCATCTACGAGGGCTCTGGCAACGATGCTATCGAAGACAGAGGCAACCACAACAGAATTGATGCTGGTCGTGGCAACAACACGATAATCGTTGGCACAAATACAACGATTGCTTCAAGTTCTGGCACTGATGTTATTACTGTCAAGGCTGGCTCAGGCACAACGCTTATTCAGGAAGCTGGTGCTTTAGGTGGAGCCTTTAACAACGGCAACGACACAATCGTGTTTGGTGCTGGAATTGACGAAGCTAACATTTTCGCTTCCTTTACGGCTGATACTACGCTTGAAATTAGTCTTGGAACGGGAGACAAAATAATTATTGAAGGTCAAACGAGCGACCTTTCTGGCTTGAGAAGGGTGGATACATTCACATTCGCCGATGGTCAATCGTTTACAGTGCAGCAGCTTCTCGATATGTCAGTGATGGCGATTAACAACTCGCTCGACAATGTGACTATCGACAGAAGTGCTTCTACAGTCAACGAAAGAATCAATAACAGTGGACATTTCGACACTATCCTTCTTGGTGGTGGCACTACCACTGTCTACGATACAGGAAGTGACAACACCATCTACGGTGGCACGGGGTCAGCCTTCATCAATGCTTCTAGTAACAGCAGTATTCATGGCGGGGCAGGTGATGCCCTGATTACCGTGGCTAGTGGCGTTTCTGGAGTTCAAGTCTTTGAACAAACCGTCGGAGCTGGCACAAATGGCTACGATTCTGTAGTTCTATCTGGAGCTGTCTCAGTTGATGAGTACACGCTTTCATCTGTTGGCAAAGACCTGACTCTGACCGATAGCTTGGGCACGGCTGTCTTGACTCTAAAAGATGGGCTAGATGCTACCGCTGTGGCTAAGTCTGTGGCTGATTTCTCTTTCTCTAATGGCTCTCACGTTGCCTTCAACGACCTGATTCAGCGTGGGGTCAATGTATCTGACAGCTCGTCGAATGCAACAGTTGATCGCAGCTTTTCCGCTGCGAAGGAATTCATCACCCATACCGGCGATGCTGATACTTTCTTGCTTGGTAGTGGTGATGTAACCATGACAGTCGGTACAAACGACACTATCCACTCTGGCAAAGGCAATGATGCGTTCAATATTGCTGCTGGCAGTGGTATAACTACCATTATCGAAGATGCTCAGAGCGTGAGCAATGGAGCCGGTGACTTTGTTCAATTGTTGGATCAAGTAGACGCCAACCAGTTAACAGTCAGAGCTTCTGGCTCCGATTTCACCCTTGGCTTTGCTCCTGGCGATTCAGTCACTCTAGTCAATCAGCTTGACGCTGCTGGACTAAAAAACGTCGGTGCATTCTTCAACGCCGATGGCTCTATCCTTGTTGACAGCGGTGAAATTCAGCAAATCGCCAATGCTTCTCGGTCAACGGCTGGTGACGACGTACTCACAGGCAGTCGATTTGGCGACCAAATTAATGGCGGGGATGGTAATGACACAATCTCTGCCGGACTGGGCAACGATGACCTTTCAGGCGGCCTAGGTGACGATATTCTGAGCGGCGACGCTGGCAATGACTTTCTGTATGGCGATGACGGTGATGACACACTTAATGGCGGCACCGGCAACGATATCCTGAATGGATATGTCGGAGCAGACACGCTAAATGGCGGTGACGGCAATGATGTTCTTGTTGGTGGGCTAGGCAATGACTTCGCTTCTGGCGGCATCGGTGATGACACTTATGTATTTAATCTCGGCGATGGTGTCGACACGATTGATGATGGAGCAGGTGTGCTCGGTGGTGGTAACGACACAATTGAACTGGGCGCACTTAGACCAAACGTTCTTTTCACGGCACAAGGCGATGACTTACGGATTGGCTTCACTCAATCAGCAGAGAGTGTTCTTGTTCAAGGCTTCTTGAGCGCTGATTCCAGTAGACATATCGAATTGGTTAAGTTCTCTGATGGCTCCAATATCAGCTACGCCGATATTGTCACTCTTGTATCAACACCTCCTGGCCAAGACATCTATGGCACAAACGCCAACAACACCCTGACAGGAACAGGTGGTAATGACAGAATCTATGCCCTTAATGGGAATGATACAGTCAATGCTGGGGGAGGAAACGACCTGGCTTACGGTGGCAACGGCAACGACGCCCTGAATGGCCAGGATGGAAATGACCAACTCTTCGGTGATGCTGGTGTTGATACTTTGTACGGCGGCAACGGCATGGACGCTCTTGATGGCGGAGACGGCAATGACTTCCTACATGGCGATGATGGCGACGATGTTCTGCTGGGTGGCAATGGGTTAGATGAGTTGCATGGCGAGAACGGTAACGATTCCCTAGACGGCGGGGCTGGCAACGATTCACTATATGGTGAAAGCGGAAACGACACAATAGTCGGTGGGACTGGCAATGATTACCTCTACGGTGGCACAGGTGCTGATTCTCTCGATGGTGGCGCTGGAGCCGACTTCCTCTATGGTGAAAACGACAACGACACTCTGGCCGGAGGTGGCGGTAACGACATACTCGATGGTGGTGATGGAGATGACAATTTAGACGGTGGTTCTGGCGCTGACTCCCTCTATGGAATGGCTGGCAATGACGTTCTGTCTGGTGGAACTGGTATCGACACAATTGACGGCGGCATCGGCGATGATACAATCTCTGGTGGCACTGGCAACGACGTTCTTCTCGGCGGTGATGGAATCGACCATATCGATGGCGGAGTCGGCAGCGATGACATCCACGGCGGCGCTGGTGACGATATTCTTATCGGTGCCGGTGGTAACGACACAATTGCTGGTGATGATGGCAATGACAGCATCTACGGAGACACTGGCAACGATATCTTGACTGGCGGAACAGGCAACGACTACCTGGAAGGGAAAAACGGAGTTGATACTCTTTCTGGTAGCACAGGCGACGACAGTCTAGTCGGCGGCTATGGCAACGACACTTATCTCTTCTCCCAGGGGGACGGTGTTGATACTGTCAATGACCAAGGAAGAGTCTCTGACCACATGGACACCATTCGCTTCGGTACCGGTATAACAACTCAAGATGTTGCCTTCTACATGCAAGGCAGCGACCTCTACTTGAGTCAAGGTGCCGGTGACGTTATCAAAATCACAGACCAAGCTTCAACCACTTCGAAAATTGAGAAGTTTGAGCTTGCCGATGGTCATTTTGCTGGCTCAGCCGACATTAACTTGCTCATTCAACAGATGGTTGCCTTCGACCAGGACCACACTGAAGTCGATATCACTAGCGTCAATGACGTCAGAAACAACCAAGACCTCATGACCATCGTATCCAATGTCTGGCACGCGGCATAA
- a CDS encoding WG repeat-containing protein, giving the protein MKSLALIIALYFSTAPCFARKDLWIEADTKLGQTVEIRDYHVQECQRRYDQWGLMDVTGKIKPIPVYRLIGIDESGNIAARVLDSNLRKLINPRGEIIPKAADLEIVNIMTEARIPVKYHNKAQLDTEIKSTDAQNSTFSFCTSSGDVLSAKFDQVSPFNNNVAAVRMGKSVGFIGLDGKYLPNSKMVNCQFREGVSEGRLAVCVDSKWGYIDTSGNWIVEPKFEFAKPFQNGFALVGLPISERNGQPDKSVTFIDKTGKQFAEKFYSGKPFEGEYAAVSVLSSGKNQMPLWGLINRAGQWIVEPKFSLIGPLVDSARLLYAKDLVGVFSSGRITVQPTYKHIGKFCEGLAPFQVSGGKLYGFLAKDGKVLAPAKFAFAGTFSEGLAAVRTYPTKAGSEGKIGFVDKHGAFRIAPTFGGSDPSNPEFNADFVQFHDGICLIPERSYWDGTYWCSGKGYINRLGKWIGPGPEVITMGFPFRMGSALVRYYPKKLGNRSK; this is encoded by the coding sequence ATGAAGTCTCTGGCTCTCATTATCGCTTTATATTTTTCGACTGCTCCATGCTTTGCCAGAAAAGATCTATGGATTGAGGCTGATACTAAACTGGGCCAAACGGTCGAAATTAGGGATTATCATGTCCAAGAGTGTCAGCGCCGATATGACCAATGGGGATTGATGGATGTCACTGGCAAAATCAAGCCAATCCCTGTCTATAGACTGATTGGCATAGATGAAAGTGGAAATATTGCAGCCAGAGTTTTAGACTCCAATTTGCGCAAGCTTATCAATCCGAGAGGAGAGATTATTCCTAAGGCGGCTGATCTTGAAATAGTAAATATAATGACTGAAGCTCGCATTCCAGTGAAATACCATAACAAAGCTCAATTGGATACCGAGATCAAGTCTACAGATGCACAGAACTCGACATTCTCATTTTGTACCAGTTCAGGAGATGTTTTATCTGCGAAATTTGATCAGGTCAGCCCATTCAATAATAATGTGGCAGCAGTGAGGATGGGAAAATCCGTTGGATTTATAGGATTGGATGGAAAATATCTTCCTAATTCCAAAATGGTCAATTGTCAATTCAGAGAGGGGGTTTCAGAGGGGCGCCTTGCTGTCTGTGTAGATAGTAAATGGGGTTACATAGATACTTCCGGCAATTGGATAGTTGAACCAAAGTTTGAATTCGCAAAACCATTTCAAAATGGCTTTGCACTAGTCGGGTTGCCAATTTCAGAAAGAAATGGGCAACCCGACAAGTCAGTGACCTTCATAGACAAAACTGGCAAACAATTTGCTGAGAAATTCTATTCTGGCAAACCCTTTGAAGGCGAATACGCCGCTGTTTCTGTACTTTCTTCTGGTAAGAATCAAATGCCGTTATGGGGACTCATCAATAGAGCCGGACAATGGATAGTTGAACCGAAATTTAGTCTTATTGGCCCTCTGGTCGACTCTGCGAGGCTTCTATATGCCAAAGATCTCGTAGGAGTTTTCTCAAGCGGAAGAATTACGGTACAACCCACCTATAAGCATATCGGAAAATTTTGCGAAGGTCTGGCACCATTCCAAGTGTCTGGCGGTAAGCTGTATGGTTTTCTTGCTAAGGATGGAAAGGTTCTGGCACCAGCAAAATTTGCATTTGCTGGCACATTCTCAGAAGGCTTGGCGGCCGTAAGAACTTATCCCACCAAGGCTGGAAGTGAAGGCAAAATTGGTTTCGTAGATAAGCATGGAGCATTTCGAATTGCTCCTACCTTTGGAGGTTCGGATCCATCAAATCCAGAGTTTAACGCGGACTTTGTTCAATTCCATGACGGCATTTGTTTGATTCCAGAGCGCTCATACTGGGACGGCACGTACTGGTGTTCCGGAAAGGGTTACATCAACAGGCTTGGAAAATGGATTGGACCAGGCCCAGAAGTAATAACTATGGGGTTTCCCTTCAGGATGGGAAGCGCTCTAGTTCGATATTACCCGAAAAAACTAGGAAATCGGTCTAAGTAA